In one window of Leptospira sp. GIMC2001 DNA:
- a CDS encoding RHS repeat-associated core domain-containing protein produces MKIINDKILYKIISYGITFFVFVSIGLAFNFFSSTAPLPQAMPEPSVDANGNLTMAFPLEIPEGTGGMTPQISLSYHSQGGSASIGKGWVLSGLPEIRRDADLDSYKEQKYSHSYNGSLFHINGTGKYGFRSENFARLEPQGNSNNPASWIERSADGDWKVYGDGADHTIASMDSAENWVWAIKSEQDVLGNEIKYEYYKNDGNLLPKEIIYANGRRTIEFSYEDFSDDKISYVLRNQRKETKILSEIRFYTDGSKSHSYDFTYDIDNTRNVFSLNSILYKADSYTNTHIPISFQKTGKPRGFLDQFGTQDIQTNGYGVLIDTVDRLFELVKQILFQKMMSQVQAGAKRGNMNSFERSATANFNGTISTLSGTSATNATGRFPKNLQSGLKRSIAPYTSLGEIYLNIAQDAVAPPSNPPTNNDHEFQNMSTEGVGRYPIKDRKTCDWGVIACVCAAVVPGCHTEVINYCGQFLFFGGFDSCQNGINAPIAMVIPTDINGDGITEYSRLLGRMDASMALHVHDETGAFGDTVLPNLPIRYNTYMDVADIDGDGRTDFVYAFGGKLHVAFSEGTYLSSPLVFHHVALKDMPLIFTRVDEYKPSDFLMDWNRDGRTDFVHVEGKYVNVYLSTGRNFATKKTYDLTGLEPIEIITKDENPTSSHRLSGFADMDGDGNLEHVMMRPSPVGGFNSILDQINAENKLELEQKQAEFAPQKNQLLGILSNPANYSGGQIAETRGQLRESDRETYDQFIAGEVEMDTALEQTFIASFDAFFIGPKIENLVNDQRIRLEEEQNRLADLKIEFNSFVAVVTYFSPNGVAVRQETQDINTLGLAGMNWLLDVNGDGLPDLVSLTNHLSKANPFSMDDNFNEILKLIDVELIVRLNEGGRFSSTATATAISSGFAKNSGGYQLADVNLDGEVDFLVPTGVHGRDYEIYLGNGLGNFTHLSGIKLTLPIDADVKSLRMEDRNGDGVPDMHIQYGRDFKTRVVTSVRDYPEGLITQITDGNGGSTQINYSWKKDMAGTVVEANRSYVNGVPNYGAQVLVQSVTRQASPDLAVSTKSFSYSNQRYKMGDEITSANLGFETVTETHSLNGNTEAIVTTRYSQNPNYAGTVSWQEVRDSQNVLVSRTDMSYAIYYPTAISKLVLPTSTTSLSYVNGQLKDTKTTTTTYNPNYAYSPATLTENWNGRITTQETYYASEPGLGILAEPIEEITKINGELVSHVTRSFANGNITSESKLVEPGKWYAQYFTYDTTGNVITQTDSLGRTLQYTYGGTNGNLPITATNAIGQTTSKEYDPITDLETKSTDANGNITTMNYDKYGRTTESSFNGNKVQSIYYEYAGSLMTTTTVTHSTSGDSWTKAVTDKEGKTRLTESLVNAGITSTEETKYDNKGRAIQKSHAYLTGETPTWTTTEYYPVTEDNLQRPKRITANTGEITEIVYSLNSTNITISKDSEVIRTETATSDNFGQLQYKTVQGKTIQYTYNNKGQLVQVIDPGNSNTTMTYDLGGRKKTQSDQNSGTVSYTYNLAGEMITQTDSRGVTQMFTTDGLGRITKIESTGGSFGNESATVYTYDSPNSISNTNTIGKLTKISDASGIMEIAYDAKGQAIVEKRTIDDLTLFFQRTYDELGRMKTFTYPEGTKIENVYLPSGQLTTILIHAHDGSYSNQPVVQYFGPIEEDGKLIVRRKTGNKVEMDIEYDRLRQRPNAIKTRLGDGHLEQKVEYEYDNKGNIAKITDHMNESRNQEFEYDNINRITKAVGKYGEETYNYNQNGNLTKRGKYNLQYNNPNHVHAVTQANSIETGAINYSYDSIGNLTNRNGDMYRYDSKSKLREITTAGGDVFTYAYDHTGQRIKKYLKNADTTTYSFGNIYEVHRSPGVPERHTLFISGISGDLVSQYTRPDANLLNEIAVNENSEQNEQDLAYVMITGYNDVKRDLTLVWDGIPSIQILRTGYTVVAPVKLFLWIGLLLLVIYIAINISSEIKVISRFASALALVPFLFINIYSCSPLFYGGASGEEGVPPWLLGLGIPADTQGVNSPTTTSGGGGGGSASQETARIPGMFFMHPDHLGSITMLTDGYGNVLAGGEMGGKSHITYKPYGEILRTDSYGPDVSKYKYTGQEEDMESGLYYYKARYYDPAMGRFTQNDSIAFPDKIQGMNRMMYVEGNPIEYRDTTGYSLDVAFYTLLYHYAMIPDSEGKQAASIGLIYYHNAQVKKAGSRGCPLSGGNYGVFGNFQGAGACNTKTTRNVFKDALIFYAVANHFLGSDTATAATLAYLLINKPKSPLTIVDGSGDEHDTDHSWDFSKPALRSNEEWIKKSWGNYYSINAQKEQYWREYDALPDSYNRLGKTGKSVVAGINYLGTTIFDSIALRVGTGLFLTQNYYGNIHRGLKSLNIKTLKKVSFQ; encoded by the coding sequence TTGAAAATAATTAACGATAAAATACTTTATAAAATAATTTCCTACGGGATTACTTTTTTTGTTTTTGTTTCTATTGGCTTAGCTTTTAATTTTTTTTCCTCCACAGCACCGCTTCCCCAAGCAATGCCTGAGCCTTCTGTAGACGCTAATGGTAATTTAACTATGGCTTTTCCCTTAGAAATTCCTGAAGGGACGGGTGGTATGACACCTCAGATTTCTCTAAGCTATCATTCCCAAGGTGGTTCGGCTTCGATAGGCAAGGGTTGGGTATTATCTGGACTGCCTGAAATTCGCAGAGATGCGGATTTGGATTCTTATAAGGAACAAAAATATTCGCATAGTTATAATGGTTCCTTATTTCATATAAATGGAACGGGGAAATACGGGTTTCGTTCTGAGAATTTTGCAAGGCTTGAGCCACAAGGTAACTCTAACAATCCTGCATCTTGGATAGAACGCTCAGCTGATGGCGATTGGAAGGTTTATGGAGATGGTGCAGATCATACGATTGCATCTATGGATTCTGCCGAGAACTGGGTATGGGCGATTAAATCCGAACAGGATGTTCTGGGAAATGAAATCAAATATGAATATTATAAAAATGATGGAAATCTATTACCTAAAGAAATTATTTATGCAAATGGAAGAAGAACTATTGAGTTTAGCTATGAAGATTTTAGTGATGATAAGATTAGTTATGTGCTGAGAAATCAACGCAAGGAGACTAAAATTTTATCCGAAATCCGTTTCTATACGGATGGAAGCAAGTCGCATAGTTACGATTTTACATATGATATTGATAATACACGGAATGTTTTCTCTTTAAATTCGATCTTGTATAAGGCTGACAGCTATACTAATACTCATATACCGATTAGCTTCCAGAAGACCGGTAAACCTCGTGGCTTTTTGGATCAATTTGGAACACAAGATATCCAAACTAATGGGTATGGAGTTCTTATCGATACAGTAGATCGATTGTTTGAACTCGTAAAACAAATCCTTTTCCAGAAAATGATGAGTCAAGTTCAAGCAGGTGCAAAGCGTGGAAATATGAATTCTTTCGAACGGTCTGCGACTGCAAATTTTAACGGAACTATTTCGACCTTATCAGGAACGAGTGCAACAAATGCAACAGGAAGATTCCCTAAAAATCTTCAGAGTGGATTGAAGCGTAGTATTGCTCCGTATACTAGTCTTGGAGAGATCTACTTAAATATTGCTCAGGATGCAGTGGCACCTCCAAGCAACCCTCCCACGAACAATGACCATGAATTCCAAAATATGAGCACAGAGGGAGTGGGTCGTTATCCGATAAAAGATCGGAAAACCTGTGACTGGGGAGTGATCGCCTGTGTCTGTGCAGCAGTTGTGCCTGGTTGTCATACTGAGGTGATCAATTATTGTGGGCAGTTTCTATTTTTTGGAGGATTTGATTCTTGCCAAAATGGTATCAACGCTCCAATAGCAATGGTAATTCCAACCGATATCAATGGTGATGGAATAACAGAGTATTCTCGATTGCTTGGACGGATGGATGCATCTATGGCATTGCATGTTCATGACGAGACAGGTGCATTTGGAGATACAGTTCTCCCCAATCTTCCAATTCGCTACAATACGTATATGGATGTTGCAGACATTGATGGAGATGGACGAACAGATTTTGTTTATGCGTTTGGTGGAAAGTTGCATGTTGCTTTCTCGGAAGGAACTTATTTATCAAGTCCTTTAGTATTTCATCATGTTGCACTGAAAGATATGCCCCTGATTTTTACTCGTGTAGATGAATATAAACCTAGTGACTTTCTAATGGATTGGAATCGCGATGGACGGACAGATTTTGTCCATGTGGAAGGTAAGTATGTAAATGTGTATCTGTCGACAGGTAGAAATTTTGCGACGAAGAAAACCTATGATCTAACTGGACTTGAACCTATTGAGATTATTACCAAGGATGAAAATCCAACGAGTTCGCATCGATTGTCAGGCTTTGCCGACATGGATGGAGATGGAAATTTAGAGCATGTGATGATGAGACCAAGTCCAGTGGGAGGTTTCAATAGTATCCTTGATCAGATCAATGCAGAAAATAAACTTGAGTTAGAACAAAAGCAAGCTGAGTTTGCTCCACAAAAGAACCAATTATTAGGGATACTTTCAAACCCAGCAAATTATTCTGGAGGACAAATTGCTGAGACGAGAGGTCAATTGCGAGAATCTGATCGGGAGACTTATGATCAGTTTATTGCAGGTGAGGTGGAAATGGATACCGCACTTGAGCAGACTTTTATTGCATCCTTTGATGCATTTTTTATTGGACCTAAAATTGAAAATTTAGTCAATGATCAAAGAATTAGATTGGAAGAAGAACAAAATCGTTTAGCTGATTTGAAAATTGAGTTCAATTCCTTTGTTGCAGTGGTGACCTATTTCTCTCCGAATGGCGTTGCTGTTAGGCAAGAAACTCAAGATATCAATACTTTAGGTCTTGCAGGAATGAATTGGCTTCTAGATGTAAATGGAGACGGTTTACCTGATCTTGTGAGCCTTACCAATCATCTGAGTAAAGCCAATCCATTTTCTATGGATGATAATTTTAATGAAATTCTCAAGTTAATCGATGTGGAATTGATTGTACGCTTAAACGAAGGTGGAAGATTCTCATCAACTGCAACCGCAACTGCAATCAGTTCAGGTTTTGCAAAGAATTCTGGAGGATACCAGCTTGCTGATGTAAACTTGGATGGAGAGGTAGATTTTCTCGTACCAACAGGTGTTCATGGTAGGGACTACGAAATCTATCTTGGAAATGGGTTGGGAAACTTTACCCATCTATCAGGAATAAAGCTAACATTACCCATAGATGCAGATGTAAAATCCCTTCGAATGGAAGATCGGAATGGCGACGGCGTTCCCGATATGCATATTCAATACGGACGAGATTTCAAGACTCGCGTCGTTACATCAGTTCGGGATTATCCTGAAGGTTTGATAACTCAGATAACAGATGGAAACGGTGGCTCGACTCAGATCAACTACTCTTGGAAAAAAGATATGGCAGGCACTGTAGTCGAAGCCAACCGAAGCTACGTAAATGGGGTTCCCAATTATGGTGCACAGGTTCTTGTTCAATCCGTCACAAGACAGGCATCTCCCGACTTGGCCGTGTCGACTAAATCCTTCTCTTACTCCAATCAAAGATATAAAATGGGAGATGAAATAACATCGGCTAATCTCGGTTTTGAAACCGTAACAGAAACCCATTCTCTGAACGGCAATACGGAAGCTATAGTCACAACTAGATATTCCCAAAATCCAAATTATGCGGGAACTGTATCTTGGCAGGAAGTGCGAGATAGCCAGAACGTGCTCGTATCCAGAACGGATATGAGCTATGCGATTTATTATCCAACTGCAATATCGAAACTTGTTCTTCCTACCTCCACAACATCCCTCAGCTACGTGAATGGACAGCTCAAAGATACAAAAACTACCACTACTACCTACAATCCAAACTACGCATACAGCCCCGCAACCTTAACCGAGAACTGGAACGGACGCATCACAACACAGGAAACATACTACGCAAGCGAACCAGGGCTGGGAATCCTCGCCGAACCCATTGAAGAAATCACGAAAATCAACGGCGAATTGGTCTCCCACGTAACACGTAGTTTTGCGAACGGAAATATAACCAGCGAATCTAAATTAGTAGAACCTGGAAAATGGTATGCTCAGTATTTTACATACGACACAACTGGCAATGTTATAACTCAGACGGATAGCTTGGGCAGAACCCTACAATACACGTACGGCGGAACCAACGGAAACCTACCAATCACTGCAACCAATGCCATTGGTCAGACAACTAGCAAAGAATATGATCCAATAACAGATCTAGAAACCAAATCTACCGATGCCAATGGAAATATCACAACCATGAACTATGACAAATACGGTCGAACCACAGAGTCATCATTCAATGGAAACAAAGTCCAATCTATTTACTATGAATATGCTGGAAGTCTAATGACAACTACCACAGTTACCCATAGCACAAGTGGAGACAGTTGGACAAAGGCAGTAACCGACAAGGAAGGCAAGACAAGACTCACGGAAAGCTTAGTTAATGCAGGAATAACATCGACAGAAGAAACCAAATACGATAATAAAGGACGAGCCATCCAAAAAAGCCATGCCTACTTAACAGGTGAAACACCAACTTGGACAACGACCGAATACTACCCAGTTACCGAAGACAATCTGCAAAGACCCAAGCGCATAACAGCTAACACTGGTGAAATTACCGAAATTGTCTATTCTCTCAATTCAACTAATATCACAATATCCAAAGATTCAGAAGTGATTCGAACAGAGACCGCTACCTCAGACAACTTTGGCCAACTCCAATACAAAACTGTCCAAGGCAAAACCATCCAATATACCTACAACAACAAAGGACAACTTGTACAGGTAATTGATCCAGGAAATTCCAATACTACCATGACGTATGATTTGGGTGGAAGAAAGAAAACCCAATCTGATCAAAACTCAGGAACTGTGAGCTATACCTACAATCTTGCTGGTGAGATGATCACACAAACGGATTCCCGCGGTGTAACTCAGATGTTTACCACAGATGGACTCGGTCGTATCACAAAGATTGAATCCACTGGTGGAAGTTTCGGAAACGAGTCTGCAACAGTTTACACATACGATTCTCCAAACTCAATCTCTAATACAAATACAATCGGGAAACTCACGAAGATATCCGATGCATCCGGAATCATGGAAATTGCTTACGATGCAAAAGGACAAGCGATTGTCGAGAAACGAACCATAGATGATCTAACATTGTTTTTCCAAAGAACCTACGACGAACTAGGAAGAATGAAGACATTTACCTATCCAGAAGGAACGAAGATCGAAAACGTATATCTACCGTCAGGACAACTTACAACAATACTCATCCATGCTCATGATGGAAGCTATTCCAACCAACCTGTAGTTCAATATTTCGGACCCATAGAAGAAGATGGAAAGTTAATTGTTCGAAGAAAGACCGGAAATAAGGTTGAAATGGATATCGAGTATGATAGACTGAGACAGAGACCGAACGCAATCAAGACGAGACTAGGCGACGGGCACTTAGAACAAAAGGTAGAATACGAATATGACAATAAAGGTAATATAGCGAAGATCACCGATCATATGAATGAATCTAGAAATCAAGAATTCGAATATGATAATATAAACCGAATAACCAAAGCAGTCGGAAAGTATGGTGAGGAAACATACAACTACAACCAAAATGGAAATCTCACTAAGAGAGGAAAGTATAATCTTCAATACAATAACCCTAATCATGTTCACGCTGTAACACAAGCCAACTCAATTGAAACAGGAGCGATAAACTATAGTTACGATTCCATTGGAAACTTAACCAATCGAAATGGAGATATGTATCGGTATGATAGCAAATCAAAACTAAGAGAAATTACCACTGCTGGTGGAGATGTGTTCACTTATGCATATGATCATACAGGACAAAGAATCAAGAAATATCTAAAGAATGCGGATACAACAACGTATAGTTTTGGGAACATCTATGAAGTTCACAGATCTCCTGGAGTTCCTGAGAGACATACCTTATTCATCTCAGGAATATCCGGAGATTTGGTATCTCAATACACAAGACCTGATGCCAATCTATTGAATGAAATTGCGGTTAATGAAAATAGCGAACAAAATGAACAGGATCTTGCGTATGTTATGATAACGGGATACAACGATGTCAAACGTGATCTCACGCTTGTCTGGGATGGTATTCCATCAATACAGATTCTGCGCACAGGTTACACAGTTGTTGCACCCGTTAAACTATTTCTCTGGATAGGATTACTGCTTCTTGTGATCTATATTGCGATCAATATATCATCAGAAATCAAAGTTATTTCCAGATTTGCTTCTGCACTAGCTTTAGTTCCATTCCTCTTCATCAATATCTACAGTTGTTCACCGCTATTTTACGGTGGAGCTTCTGGCGAAGAAGGAGTTCCTCCTTGGCTCCTCGGACTTGGAATCCCAGCTGATACACAAGGTGTGAACTCACCAACCACCACATCTGGTGGAGGCGGTGGCGGAAGTGCCAGCCAAGAAACCGCTAGAATCCCAGGAATGTTCTTTATGCATCCTGACCATTTGGGTAGCATAACCATGCTTACAGATGGATATGGTAATGTTCTCGCAGGTGGTGAAATGGGTGGAAAATCACATATAACCTACAAACCATATGGAGAAATACTAAGAACTGATAGTTATGGACCCGATGTATCTAAATACAAATACACGGGTCAGGAAGAAGACATGGAATCAGGGTTATATTATTATAAAGCAAGATACTACGATCCAGCTATGGGTAGGTTTACGCAGAATGATAGCATTGCATTCCCAGATAAGATCCAAGGTATGAATCGGATGATGTATGTTGAAGGGAATCCGATAGAATATCGGGATACAACTGGGTATAGTCTGGATGTAGCATTTTATACTTTACTTTATCATTACGCAATGATCCCTGATAGTGAAGGAAAACAGGCTGCGTCTATTGGATTGATTTATTACCATAATGCACAGGTAAAAAAGGCAGGTAGTCGCGGCTGTCCACTAAGTGGGGGTAATTACGGAGTATTTGGAAATTTTCAAGGCGCAGGCGCATGCAATACGAAAACTACTAGAAATGTTTTTAAAGATGCATTAATTTTCTATGCAGTTGCGAACCATTTTTTAGGTAGTGATACAGCCACTGCAGCGACTCTGGCATACCTTTTAATCAACAAACCGAAATCACCTCTAACAATTGTTGATGGGTCTGGAGATGAACATGATACTGATCATAGCTGGGATTTTTCTAAACCTGCCTTAAGATCAAATGAAGAGTGGATTAAGAAAAGCTGGGGAAATTATTATTCTATCAATGCGCAGAAAGAACAGTATTGGAGAGAATACGATGCTCTGCCTGATTCGTATAATAGGCTAGGCAAAACAGGAAAGTCTGTTGTCGCAGGTATAAATTATTTAGGTACTACGATATTTGATTCCATCGCTTTGAGAGTCGGAACTGGATTGTTTCTAACACAGAACTATTATGGTAATATACATCGAGGATTAAAATCACTAAACATAAAAACTCTCAAAAAGGTAAGCTTCCAATGA